A segment of the Fusarium musae strain F31 chromosome 2, whole genome shotgun sequence genome:
CTAGAGATCGAACCATTCCTCTCGTCGATGAATATGGCTACAGCCCCGTCGCCCGACGTGCTCTCACCGACCATCTCGCCCACTACATGATCCCCTCAGTCTGGGTCGAGCTAGAAGAGCTCCCTACACACGGCGTCTCTGGAAAGGTCGATCTCAAGGCTCTACCTGCGCCGCCATCCCCGAGATCCCCGAGacctgttgagaagaagaagaaggagtataacatcaaggtcaagaccGAGACTGTTATTCAGTTATGGGCTGCGTCGCTTAACATGCCCGCTAGCGTCATCACACCGAAGCACGACTTTTTCGACCTGGGTGGTCACTCGTTGGCTCTCGCCGACCTCGCTGGCCGCCTTACCAAGACCTTTGGCTTTCCTGTTCCTCTGGCTCCGCTTGCTGGAACTCCGACTCTTGAGGGGCATGTTTCGGCTATCAAGGCTGCTCGTGATGGCCACACTGCTGCAGTGCAGGCTGATCTCCCCGCTGTTCTCCGCGCAGACTCTGTACTCCCTGAGGATATTCAGGGCAACGGTACCCCTATGCGCGCGCTCAGAGATGCTGAGACTATTCTCCTCACTGGTGTTACTGGATACCTTGGTGCTTTCCTCTTAAAGAACTTGGTCGATTCTACAGATGCGCAGATTATTTGTCTCGTGCGATTCCCCGAACCTGTCGAGGACTGTGCACCCGCCGGTATGGCCCGTATCCGAAAGAACTTGATCGACCTTGGACTCTGGGAGGATTATCTACTGGAGCGTATTGAGATCCTGCCTGGTACACTTACACGAAAgcgtcttggtcttgctcccgatgtctttgatgagcttgctACTCGCGTGCAGGTCATTGTTCACGCGGCCGCTACCGTTAACCTTGTCTACCCTTATGCTGCGCTCCGAAACGCCAATGTCATGGGTACACGCGAGATTCTTCGTCTCGCTGGCCGCAGCGGTGCCACAGTTCATCACGTTTCTACCAATGGTGTTCTTCCACCTTCACATACCGGCTGGTGCGAGGACACTGTCatcgatgttgacgatgttcCTACCAAGTTGCTGGATGGCTACGGTCAAACCAAGTGggttgctgagaagctcgTCAACGAAGCTAGCCGTCGTGGTATTCCTGTGCGTGTATACCGCCCTGGAACTATCTCTGGCCATAGTGTCTCTGGCTCAACCAACGCATGGGATTTAATCAACGCCATTCTCGTCGAGTCCCTTCAGCTCGGTCGTGCTCCTGATGTTGAGGGTTGGTATATCGAGATGACCCCCGTGGACTTTGTCAGCGACGCCATCGTCACTCTCGCAAACCACACCAACGACACCGAGCAGACCATGTACCATCTCGGCGACCCTGCTCCCGTTCCCTCTGGAGAATTATTCGCATCTCTAGCCAAGCTGGGCTACCCTACTGAGACTCTACCATGGGACGATTGGGTTGCTCTATGGTGGGAGAAGCGCGGTAACAGAAAGACCGGCGATGACCCTTTCACAGTCGACATTCTCCGCGGTGGTATGCCCAGCGTCGAAGTCCTCAAGTCAGTCATCGTTCTAAAAGACGGCAAGACACAGCCTACGCTCGACAAGTACGATGTACCCCGTCCCAAGATGAACGACGGCCTTCTCGAGATCTACATGCGACACTTTTACGCCCGCGGTTGGCTCTCCCGCCCTCCCCGTCGCGAGCAAGTCAACGGTGTCGCCAAGAAGTGCCGCAAGGGCCGTCTCGCAGGAAAAGTCGCCGTTGTAACAGGCGCATCTTCTGGAATCGGCGCCGCAGTAGCAGCTGGTCTCGCCAAAGAAGGCGCTCACGTTGCAATCGCTGCTCGTCGGACTGAAGCCCTCGAAggcgtcaagaagaagatcagcGTCTACGGCGGTAAAGTCCTAATTCACAAGACGGATGTCACAAAAAAGGTTGAGGTCGAGTCACTCATGAAAGAAGCGACCGAACAGCTTGGACCGGTTGATATTCTTGTTAGTTGCGCGGGAGTCATGTATTTCACCATGATGGCGAACAACCAGACCGACGAGTGGGAGCGCACTGTCGACGTCAACTGCAAGGGTCTTCTGCACTGCCTATCATCCACAGTGCCCGGCATGCTATCCCGCGGCGCAGGCCACATCGTGGCCATATCCTCCGATGCAGGCCGCAAGGTCTTCCCGGGCCTGGGCGTCTACTCGGCGAGTAAATTCTTCGTCGAGGCGACGCTGCAGGCCCTGCGCCTGGAGACAGCAGGCTCTGGCCTACGGGTCACGGCCGTGCAGCCCGGAAATGTGGCGACGGACCTGCTGGGCATGTCGACGGACCAGGAGGCGCTCAAGAAGTACGGTGAGCCTACGGGTGCCGAGGTCCTCAAGCCCGAGGAGGTTGCTAGCGCTATTGTGTACGCTGTGTGTCAACCGCCGCATGTTGCTGTTAATGAGGTTCTTATTGAGCCTCGTGATGAGCCGATTTAAAGATGTTTATGCATGGCGTGAAACAAAATTTGTATCTAGATTTATGATCTCAGGAATTTGTTCTCTTGTTTGTTTAGCTAATCGGATCATGGATCATGAGATGTTGGGATGGAAAATGAAATAGTGTTTGGCTGCATGTTTCACCACGTGGGGGAAGGGATGAACAGCAATGCCGTGATAGTATTAATGAGTTTGCAAAACTGACGAATTGACGAAAAGATCTATTAAAACCGTCTCgagtttattaaaagttcATCTACACAGTGACATGCCCCTGAATCCGAATATTCATCGAGCCGAGGACCAGGCCTGTCTGCCGAATTCCGGCTTGTCAAAGGACTAATTAATCGTAGGCGGAAGAATAGAATAGACGATGGATGTTTATAATTATGCATAGGCGGGCGTTCCTTGGCCGCATGTCATCCTGAAACAAGGGAGTTGGTGTTTGTCGGAGACAGGTTTCGAAGTTTTTGGGGGAGAGTTTTTCCGTGGATGAGAGGCGTTTGTTTGGAGGGGGATACAGGGCTGGGCTGGTCCACTTTGCAGGGGTATGATAtgctttggcgatgatgttaTGCTTGTTGTTAGTGCTGAAGCCAGTGAAGATCGTATTGAATGCGAATCGTCTGTATATAGAATATCTAATTAAGCGtcttgtacggagtatgtagGACTTGTGTTGTTGCTATGTGAAGATAGGAGCAAATGGACATTCTACCCAAGCGATGTAGCCTCTAATTAAACTCGGCGGCTCAAGACATTTTCTATCATTCCATCTTGAGGCTCAAACACAGCCGTTGGATGTTCCACCAATGATCTTAGCGCCCCTTGCGCTGGCTCCAAACAGGCCCTGACAAGGGGTTGATAGATACAGTGGGGAAAAGACCTGAGAGCGCTTCAACAGGCCGGACGAATTGTTCTTTTTGGCAGATTCGAATTCCGGTGAAGTCGGGCCTTGGCGACGGTGCAAGACATGGGGGGCTCTGACTGATGGCTTAGAAAGGGAGACGAGCAGTAGAGAGAGTGTTTGGTTTGGAGAGGATCGAAACGGGATGGGTGACATGTTTTGATGGGAAACTAAACATGTTTGTATGAACAGAGGACTATGCTAAGGTAGATGTGAACTTGGTGTAAGTGATAGACATAGAATAGAATAGAATAGAGATCAAGAATAAGGTCATAGAGTAACATGATCTGCTTGCTTCTAGACCATCGCTTGTAGTCTAAACCCCAGCATCAACTCACTGCCGCCGTC
Coding sequences within it:
- a CDS encoding putative NRPS-like protein biosynthetic cluster (antiSMASH:Cluster_2.2~EggNog:ENOG41~SMCOG1002:AMP-dependent synthetase and ligase) → MSIIDVNKDLAALFEQQAQATPDAVALEDEKRSLTYAELDRETWALAERLRDYGVGRDDLVGVLMGRSADYVIAALATLRAGGAFLVLEVAYPAGLLRDVIEDAKPTVILTQSEYSGNLTSETPVIVVDSPDKLARGEISPHLDERRSLPEDDDVERLLFVSYSSGTTGKPKGIMNPHRAAVRSYDLRFAVSDLKPGDRVACNVFFIWEMLRPLIRGATTVAIPDHASYDPLALVELLSEWRITDTLMTPTLLATVLSRHPKLGEKLPHLRSLWLNGEVVTTDLVRRAMDALPDTRLLNVYSACETHETAVGDIRTFVDFDTRVCPVGPPTDPEHTYVLDEAGNRVNQGDSGELYVGGKLLARGYLNLPETTAKAFQPDPFAGDKDARMYRTGDLARILPNGLLEITGRVGGMIKTRGYTVQPGAVESAIRKHLAVRDCAVVAHGEGLERQIVAYIVREKGETRDRTIPLVDEYGYSPVARRALTDHLAHYMIPSVWVELEELPTHGVSGKVDLKALPAPPSPRSPRPVEKKKKEYNIKVKTETVIQLWAASLNMPASVITPKHDFFDLGGHSLALADLAGRLTKTFGFPVPLAPLAGTPTLEGHVSAIKAARDGHTAAVQADLPAVLRADSVLPEDIQGNGTPMRALRDAETILLTGVTGYLGAFLLKNLVDSTDAQIICLVRFPEPVEDCAPAGMARIRKNLIDLGLWEDYLLERIEILPGTLTRKRLGLAPDVFDELATRVQVIVHAAATVNLVYPYAALRNANVMGTREILRLAGRSGATVHHVSTNGVLPPSHTGWCEDTVIDVDDVPTKLLDGYGQTKWVAEKLVNEASRRGIPVRVYRPGTISGHSVSGSTNAWDLINAILVESLQLGRAPDVEGWYIEMTPVDFVSDAIVTLANHTNDTEQTMYHLGDPAPVPSGELFASLAKLGYPTETLPWDDWVALWWEKRGNRKTGDDPFTVDILRGGMPSVEVLKSVIVLKDGKTQPTLDKYDVPRPKMNDGLLEIYMRHFYARGWLSRPPRREQVNGVAKKCRKGRLAGKVAVVTGASSGIGAAVAAGLAKEGAHVAIAARRTEALEGVKKKISVYGGKVLIHKTDVTKKVEVESLMKEATEQLGPVDILVSCAGVMYFTMMANNQTDEWERTVDVNCKGLLHCLSSTVPGMLSRGAGHIVAISSDAGRKVFPGLGVYSASKFFVEATLQALRLETAGSGLRVTAVQPGNVATDLLGMSTDQEALKKYGEPTGAEVLKPEEVASAIVYAVCQPPHVAVNEVLIEPRDEPI